One window from the genome of Halostella litorea encodes:
- a CDS encoding dipeptide ABC transporter ATP-binding protein — protein sequence MSDLLSLSDLRTQFATDRGQVKAVDGIDLTIREGETVGLVGESGSGKSVTALSAMDLVEDPGEVVGGEVRFHDPDLADRLADEFPRHADAFVDRSAGTVDLTSAPEPAMRSIRGGEVSMIFQDPMTSLNPALTVGEQVAESLQLHQYGGRKPDSWWNGLRETLPSLRGDGISEEVLDATVEILEDVGIPEPGARLDDYPHEFSGGMRQRVLIAIALACQPQLLIADEPTTALDVTIQAQILDLIDDLQDEVGMSVLFITHDLGVVAETCDRVAVMYAGEIVEEGPVEEIFHDPSHPYTYTLLESIPREEKERLTPIEGNVPDLIDMPDGCHFAPRCPWAQPECTEGEIPFLQHGPDDVNHRSKCVLQEFDESEYGEGAGGMAAGSETFGGDPLLSVDGLKKHFSEADDLLDRWLADEPQAVRAVDGVDFDLYEGETLGLVGESGCGKSTTGRALLRLVEPTDGTVLFAGDDLATLDDDALRERRKDMQMIFQDPLSSLDPRMTVAQTVMEPLKIHDLPERPPDDDRSKREARQERVDELIEAVGLDVDQRDRYPHELSGGQRQRVGIARALAVDPDFIVADEPVSALDVSVQAQILNLMEDLQEEFDLTYLFIAHDLSVVRHISDRVAVMYLGNIVEVAETAELFADPKHPYTEALLSSIPEPDPLADTDDRIILKGDVPSPIDPPSGCRFRTRCPKVIQPDGLDVDQDAYRAVMDFRERVENEAISVEAIAESAADSRAATDGGQTRTDSAASPSAGDDPAVSDLRAHLFDDPLPPELRDPVDEALALVRDGEWDEAADLLRDRFESVCEREEPTLGDVSHPAACHLHPDS from the coding sequence GTGAGCGATCTACTGTCACTCTCCGACCTCCGAACGCAGTTCGCCACGGACCGCGGTCAGGTGAAGGCCGTCGACGGGATCGACCTGACCATCCGCGAGGGTGAGACGGTCGGTCTCGTCGGGGAGAGCGGCTCCGGGAAGAGCGTGACGGCGCTGTCGGCCATGGACCTCGTCGAGGACCCCGGCGAGGTCGTCGGCGGCGAGGTCCGGTTCCACGACCCCGACCTCGCCGACCGGCTCGCCGACGAGTTCCCCCGCCACGCGGACGCGTTCGTCGACCGGAGCGCGGGCACCGTCGACCTCACGAGCGCCCCCGAGCCGGCGATGCGGTCGATCCGCGGCGGCGAGGTGAGCATGATCTTCCAGGACCCGATGACCTCGCTCAACCCCGCCCTCACCGTCGGCGAGCAGGTCGCCGAGAGCCTCCAGCTCCACCAGTACGGCGGCCGGAAACCCGACTCGTGGTGGAACGGGCTCCGCGAGACGCTGCCGTCGCTGCGGGGCGACGGGATCAGCGAGGAGGTGCTGGACGCGACCGTCGAGATCCTGGAGGACGTGGGGATCCCCGAGCCGGGCGCGCGGCTCGACGACTACCCCCACGAGTTCTCCGGCGGGATGCGCCAGCGCGTCCTGATCGCCATCGCGCTGGCCTGCCAGCCCCAGTTGCTGATCGCCGACGAGCCGACGACGGCGCTGGACGTGACGATCCAAGCCCAGATCCTCGACCTCATCGACGACCTGCAGGACGAGGTCGGCATGTCCGTCCTCTTCATCACGCACGACCTCGGCGTCGTCGCCGAGACGTGCGACCGCGTCGCCGTGATGTACGCCGGCGAGATCGTCGAGGAGGGGCCGGTCGAGGAGATATTCCACGACCCGAGCCACCCCTACACGTACACGCTGCTGGAGTCGATCCCCCGCGAGGAGAAAGAGCGCCTCACGCCGATCGAGGGCAACGTCCCGGACCTCATCGACATGCCCGACGGCTGCCACTTCGCGCCGCGGTGTCCGTGGGCCCAGCCGGAGTGTACCGAGGGCGAGATACCGTTCCTCCAGCACGGCCCCGACGACGTGAACCACCGCTCGAAGTGCGTCCTTCAGGAGTTCGACGAGTCGGAGTACGGCGAGGGCGCCGGCGGGATGGCCGCCGGCAGCGAGACGTTTGGCGGCGACCCCCTCCTCTCCGTCGACGGCCTGAAGAAACACTTCTCGGAGGCCGACGACCTGCTCGACCGGTGGCTCGCCGACGAGCCACAGGCCGTCAGGGCGGTCGACGGCGTCGACTTCGACCTCTACGAGGGCGAGACGCTGGGCCTCGTCGGCGAGTCCGGCTGTGGCAAGTCCACGACCGGCCGGGCGCTGCTCCGCCTCGTCGAGCCGACCGACGGCACGGTGCTGTTCGCGGGCGACGACCTCGCGACGCTCGACGACGACGCGCTCCGCGAGCGCCGGAAGGACATGCAGATGATCTTCCAGGACCCGCTGTCGTCGCTGGACCCGCGGATGACCGTCGCCCAGACGGTGATGGAGCCGCTGAAGATCCACGACCTGCCCGAGCGGCCGCCCGACGACGACCGGTCGAAGCGGGAGGCCCGCCAGGAGCGGGTCGACGAGCTGATCGAGGCGGTCGGCCTCGACGTCGACCAGCGCGACCGCTACCCCCACGAGCTGTCGGGCGGGCAGCGCCAGCGTGTCGGCATCGCGCGGGCGCTCGCGGTCGACCCCGACTTCATCGTCGCCGACGAGCCGGTGTCGGCCCTGGACGTCTCCGTGCAGGCCCAGATCCTCAACCTCATGGAGGACCTCCAGGAGGAGTTCGACCTCACGTACCTCTTCATCGCCCACGACCTCTCGGTCGTCCGCCACATCAGCGACCGCGTGGCCGTGATGTACCTCGGCAACATCGTGGAGGTCGCCGAGACCGCCGAGCTGTTCGCCGACCCGAAACACCCCTACACGGAGGCGCTTCTCTCGTCGATCCCCGAACCGGACCCGCTCGCCGACACCGACGACCGGATCATCCTGAAAGGCGACGTTCCAAGCCCCATCGACCCGCCGAGCGGCTGCCGGTTCCGCACCCGCTGTCCGAAGGTGATCCAGCCCGACGGCCTCGACGTGGACCAGGACGCCTACCGCGCGGTGATGGACTTCCGCGAGCGCGTCGAGAACGAGGCCATCTCCGTCGAGGCGATAGCGGAGTCGGCCGCTGACTCGCGTGCGGCGACCGACGGCGGGCAGACCCGGACCGACTCGGCGGCGTCCCCGTCCGCGGGCGACGACCCCGCCGTCTCGGACCTCCGGGCACACCTGTTCGACGACCCGCTCCCGCCGGAACTCCGCGACCCCGTCGACGAGGCGCTCGCCCTCGTCCGGGACGGGGAGTGGGACGAGGCGGCCGACCTGCTCCGCGACCGCTTCGAGAGCGTCTGCGAGCGCGAGGAGCCGACGCTCGGCGACGTCTCCCACCCGGCGGCCTGTCACCTCCACCCCGACAGCTAA
- a CDS encoding DUF7529 family protein, with product MTGRGTGDPVPDFWEEVVDDMEATAAEYRENGWDPIEVHPGDVTALPPDHERFGLDVLVPDGEFDAVADAVDHPDAAFDSVEVFRAATGDSVFLVVAVEDAATERVVVVPAFYGVREARETVEGAAARGELPIHLRPLSVDEVVTFEPSDPSPLLPPGGE from the coding sequence ATGACAGGCCGCGGCACCGGGGATCCGGTCCCCGACTTCTGGGAGGAGGTCGTCGACGACATGGAGGCCACGGCGGCGGAGTACCGCGAGAACGGCTGGGATCCGATCGAGGTCCACCCCGGCGACGTCACCGCGCTCCCGCCCGACCACGAGCGGTTCGGGCTGGACGTACTGGTGCCCGACGGGGAGTTCGACGCCGTCGCCGACGCCGTCGACCACCCGGACGCGGCGTTCGACTCCGTCGAGGTGTTCCGCGCCGCGACCGGCGACAGCGTCTTCCTCGTCGTCGCCGTCGAGGACGCGGCGACCGAGCGCGTCGTCGTCGTCCCGGCGTTCTACGGCGTCCGGGAGGCCCGGGAGACGGTCGAGGGCGCCGCCGCCCGCGGCGAACTGCCGATCCACCTCCGCCCCCTCTCGGTCGACGAGGTGGTCACGTTCGAGCCGTCGGACCCGTCGCCGCTGCTGCCGCCCGGCGGGGAGTAG
- a CDS encoding DUF5806 family protein, which produces MTDDAPTADDPDGDDSETPADPATEGDSAAGGGDADEPTDPQPGVPEDVRKYDRFRKMDGAQYDRANEFLRDRTYITAREWAIARLCADFRTETGVEMTKIGENLPELVPFMTDTYTPQAVNQARASFEEKVRKAGATFLYGAMCDFFTAEELDELMYETTEVAKFLLEVEGVDLSVEEELEAEDRISEVMREVRASSERLRHEGTECPNCGHEIAGDD; this is translated from the coding sequence ATGACCGACGACGCGCCGACGGCGGACGACCCGGACGGGGACGACTCCGAAACGCCGGCGGACCCCGCCACCGAGGGCGACTCGGCCGCCGGCGGCGGCGACGCCGACGAGCCGACCGACCCCCAGCCCGGCGTCCCCGAGGACGTGCGGAAGTACGACCGCTTCCGGAAGATGGACGGGGCGCAGTACGACCGCGCCAACGAGTTCCTCCGGGACCGAACGTACATCACGGCCCGCGAGTGGGCGATCGCACGGCTCTGTGCCGACTTCCGCACGGAGACCGGCGTCGAGATGACGAAGATAGGCGAGAACCTGCCGGAACTGGTCCCCTTCATGACCGACACGTACACGCCGCAGGCGGTCAACCAGGCCCGCGCCTCCTTCGAGGAGAAGGTGCGCAAGGCCGGCGCGACGTTCCTCTACGGCGCGATGTGTGACTTCTTCACCGCCGAGGAACTGGACGAACTGATGTACGAGACGACGGAGGTGGCGAAGTTCCTGCTGGAGGTCGAGGGCGTCGACCTCTCCGTCGAGGAGGAACTGGAGGCCGAGGACCGCATCTCCGAGGTGATGCGGGAGGTGCGGGCGTCGAGCGAGCGGCTCCGCCACGAGGGGACCGAGTGCCCGAACTGCGGCCACGAGATAGCCGGCGACGACTGA
- a CDS encoding universal stress protein — MRVLLGLAGSDEMDVTLRETVERAAEAGDDLTVAVLEDGEYDRTGDEMEAEVEAVLEDVGVDATVRHVTGNPGSELVRIAEDEGFDRLVIGGGQRSPMGKIQLGSITEFVLLNARVSVTLVR, encoded by the coding sequence ATGAGAGTGCTGCTCGGACTCGCCGGGAGCGACGAGATGGACGTGACGCTCCGCGAGACCGTCGAACGGGCGGCGGAGGCGGGCGACGACCTGACCGTCGCCGTCCTGGAGGACGGGGAGTACGACCGCACCGGGGACGAGATGGAGGCTGAGGTCGAGGCGGTGCTGGAGGACGTCGGCGTCGACGCGACGGTCCGACACGTCACGGGCAACCCCGGGAGCGAACTGGTCCGCATCGCGGAGGACGAGGGGTTCGACCGACTCGTCATCGGCGGGGGCCAGCGCAGCCCCATGGGGAAGATCCAACTCGGGTCGATCACGGAGTTCGTCCTGCTGAACGCGCGCGTGTCGGTGACGCTGGTACGATGA
- a CDS encoding GNAT family N-acetyltransferase: MSDDRVYPDEPAEGFPEPPVTFEDREGREIRVRPFDASELDAVVEMYLEFDPQDRAQGIPPTGETRVRSWLETLVDEGLNVVAWHGDDVAGHATLVPDGDDGVTTYELAIFVLQEYQEAGIGSRLMETLLGYGQQEGVERVWLTVERWNTAAVNLYEKMGFETCNAESFELEMSLRLH; the protein is encoded by the coding sequence ATGAGTGACGACCGCGTGTACCCCGACGAGCCGGCAGAGGGGTTCCCCGAGCCGCCGGTGACGTTCGAGGACCGCGAGGGGCGGGAGATCCGCGTCCGGCCGTTCGACGCGTCGGAACTGGACGCCGTCGTCGAGATGTACCTGGAGTTCGACCCGCAGGACCGCGCGCAGGGCATCCCGCCGACCGGGGAGACCCGGGTCCGGTCGTGGCTGGAGACGCTCGTCGACGAGGGGCTGAACGTCGTCGCCTGGCACGGGGACGACGTGGCGGGCCACGCGACGCTCGTGCCCGACGGCGACGACGGGGTGACGACGTACGAACTCGCCATCTTCGTCCTGCAGGAGTACCAGGAGGCCGGCATCGGCAGCCGGCTCATGGAGACGCTGCTTGGCTACGGCCAGCAGGAGGGGGTCGAGCGCGTGTGGCTGACCGTCGAGCGCTGGAACACGGCCGCGGTCAACCTCTACGAGAAGATGGGGTTCGAGACGTGCAACGCCGAGAGCTTCGAGCTGGAGATGTCGCTCCGGCTACACTGA
- a CDS encoding universal stress protein, with protein sequence MHTEQGAAAADEPIAVETVLVPVDGSEASVRAVEYAVAVADRYDAAVHAVYVLGEGLVRAIESGSVEEEEAASEARGFIEDVREVADEHGVSLSNSTTYGFSTSSKMTHPGSVVLDTADDVDADFIVVPREQLTGEPGEVLSKAAEYVLLYASQPVLSV encoded by the coding sequence ATGCATACGGAGCAGGGTGCCGCCGCCGCCGACGAGCCGATCGCGGTCGAGACGGTTCTCGTCCCCGTCGACGGGAGCGAGGCGTCGGTCCGGGCCGTCGAGTACGCGGTCGCGGTCGCGGACCGCTACGACGCGGCCGTTCACGCGGTGTACGTCCTCGGCGAGGGGCTCGTCCGCGCGATAGAGAGCGGGTCGGTCGAGGAGGAGGAGGCCGCCTCCGAGGCCCGGGGGTTCATCGAGGACGTCCGCGAGGTCGCGGACGAACACGGCGTGTCGCTGTCGAACTCGACGACTTACGGGTTCTCGACGAGCAGCAAGATGACCCACCCGGGGAGCGTCGTGCTCGACACCGCCGACGACGTCGACGCGGACTTCATCGTCGTCCCGCGCGAACAGCTCACGGGCGAGCCCGGGGAGGTGCTGTCGAAGGCCGCGGAGTACGTGCTGCTGTACGCCAGCCAGCCGGTGCTGTCAGTGTAG
- a CDS encoding universal stress protein, which produces MERALAVVDGEESTKELLREAGGIAAGIGAELVLLHVTSEEEFAEREEALAGITDFDAAYGVSQAKEGAEQFARDIGREVFADRDVEFEAVGRLGDEIEEILAAADEFEVDHVFVQGSQRSPTGKALFGDRAQQVALEFDGPVTVLTA; this is translated from the coding sequence ATGGAGCGCGCACTGGCGGTCGTCGACGGGGAGGAATCGACGAAGGAACTGCTGCGCGAGGCGGGCGGGATCGCCGCCGGCATCGGTGCCGAGTTGGTCCTCCTGCACGTGACGAGCGAGGAGGAGTTCGCCGAGCGCGAGGAGGCCCTCGCCGGGATCACCGACTTCGACGCGGCGTACGGGGTCAGCCAGGCCAAGGAGGGGGCCGAGCAGTTCGCCCGCGACATCGGACGCGAGGTGTTCGCGGACCGCGACGTCGAGTTCGAGGCCGTCGGCCGCCTCGGCGACGAGATAGAGGAGATCCTCGCGGCCGCCGACGAGTTCGAGGTGGACCACGTGTTCGTGCAGGGCAGCCAGCGCTCGCCGACCGGGAAGGCGCTGTTCGGCGACCGCGCCCAGCAGGTCGCGCTCGAGTTCGACGGGCCGGTGACGGTGCTGACGGCGTAG
- a CDS encoding universal stress protein, translated as MIDTVVIATDGSESVERAVDVALDLARRFDATVHALYVVDESDVDSSPESIRDDLRAALQETGEEALTTVEGRADREVEPVVREGRPAVEICEYARENDVDLVATGTRGRHGENRFLIGSVAEHVVRSCPVPVLTVRQLSE; from the coding sequence ATGATCGACACCGTCGTCATCGCCACGGACGGCTCCGAGAGCGTCGAGCGGGCCGTCGACGTGGCGCTCGACCTCGCGCGGCGCTTCGACGCGACCGTCCACGCGCTGTACGTCGTCGACGAGAGCGACGTGGACTCCTCGCCGGAGTCGATCCGGGACGACCTGCGGGCGGCGCTGCAGGAGACCGGCGAGGAAGCGCTGACGACCGTCGAGGGGCGCGCCGACCGCGAGGTCGAACCCGTGGTCCGCGAGGGGCGGCCGGCCGTCGAGATCTGCGAGTACGCCCGGGAGAACGACGTCGACCTCGTCGCCACCGGCACCCGCGGCCGCCACGGCGAGAACCGCTTTCTCATCGGCAGCGTCGCCGAACACGTCGTCCGCTCCTGTCCCGTCCCCGTGCTGACGGTGCGGCAGTTGAGCGAGTAG
- a CDS encoding DHH family phosphoesterase, which yields MDDSLIDDDDLSLGRKSVIPGEGFFVPDSLEESHEEEAAAEALDGASVAVVADPDADGLACVALLRELYGDDPPEAAGDEADASAGTAGGTTDPDGTVDPDAPIDVAEEAPGRVSRDVALVPAGPHDLEEGIEYVAEYGAEGIDLFVCDLCPDRYEYVEEELEAAVETADAVRWFDHHQWDDDVAERVRAAGVDLVIGDSDEECTADVALRSLDHEFPERFSELAAVTRDHDLWIREDPRSDDLADFSYWSDPGEYVDVVMRHGPDLPEDARAFVEERRVEKQALIDRAVARADMREVGPWTVGVTYGRCSQNEVAEGLRERGADASVVVKPAGSASIRGTDAFERCHEVARQVNGGGHPKAAGCKPDIYDDMLDYANHWTTRGAVTKQVILDAFRTLVPEEDADEGTDGDAADGDE from the coding sequence ATGGACGATTCGCTCATCGACGACGACGACCTCTCGCTCGGGCGCAAGTCAGTGATCCCCGGTGAGGGATTTTTCGTCCCCGATTCGCTGGAGGAGAGCCACGAGGAGGAGGCCGCCGCCGAGGCGTTAGACGGCGCGAGCGTCGCGGTCGTCGCCGACCCCGACGCCGACGGACTCGCCTGCGTCGCGCTCCTGCGGGAACTGTACGGCGACGACCCGCCCGAAGCGGCGGGCGACGAGGCGGACGCGTCGGCCGGTACGGCCGGCGGAACGACCGATCCCGACGGGACCGTCGACCCCGACGCCCCCATCGACGTCGCGGAGGAGGCCCCCGGCCGCGTCTCCCGCGACGTGGCGCTGGTGCCGGCCGGGCCACACGACCTGGAGGAGGGCATCGAGTACGTCGCGGAGTACGGGGCCGAGGGGATCGATCTCTTCGTCTGTGATCTGTGTCCCGACCGCTACGAGTACGTCGAGGAAGAACTCGAAGCCGCCGTCGAGACGGCCGACGCGGTGCGCTGGTTCGACCACCACCAGTGGGACGACGACGTCGCCGAGCGGGTTCGGGCGGCCGGCGTCGACCTGGTGATCGGCGACAGCGACGAGGAGTGCACCGCCGACGTGGCGCTGCGCTCGCTCGACCACGAGTTCCCCGAGCGCTTCTCCGAACTGGCCGCGGTCACCCGCGACCACGACCTCTGGATCCGCGAGGACCCCCGGAGCGACGACCTGGCGGACTTCTCGTACTGGAGCGACCCCGGCGAGTACGTCGACGTCGTGATGCGCCACGGGCCGGACCTGCCCGAGGACGCGCGGGCGTTCGTCGAGGAGCGCCGCGTCGAGAAGCAGGCGCTGATCGACCGCGCCGTCGCCCGCGCCGACATGCGCGAGGTCGGCCCGTGGACGGTCGGCGTCACCTACGGCCGCTGTTCGCAAAACGAGGTCGCGGAGGGCCTGCGCGAGCGGGGGGCCGACGCCTCCGTGGTCGTCAAGCCCGCCGGGTCGGCGTCCATCCGCGGCACGGACGCGTTCGAGCGGTGCCACGAGGTCGCCCGGCAGGTCAACGGCGGCGGGCACCCCAAGGCCGCGGGCTGCAAGCCCGACATCTACGACGACATGCTGGACTACGCGAACCACTGGACGACCCGCGGCGCGGTGACCAAGCAGGTGATCCTCGACGCGTTCCGGACGCTGGTGCCGGAGGAGGACGCCGACGAGGGGACCGACGGCGACGCGGCGGACGGCGACGAATGA
- a CDS encoding BtpA/SgcQ family protein, protein MTFDAVDAAKPVVGMVHLPPLPGAPKFDGDFDAVREAALRDARRLEAGGVDALMLENFGDAPFYPDDVPKHVVASMTRVAGAVRDAVDLPMGVNVLRNDATAALSVASAVGAAFVRVNVHVGARVTDQGIVEGEAHETIRLRDRLDSDVAVLADLDVKHSAPIAERRIDAEAVAEPVERGLAEGVVVSGAGTGHEVAGDHLEAVAEARDRAGLDAPVFVGSGTTVENVADLLDTADGVIVGTALKEGGETTNPVDEKRVAELVAAADDAR, encoded by the coding sequence ATGACGTTCGACGCCGTCGACGCCGCGAAGCCGGTCGTCGGCATGGTCCACCTGCCGCCCCTGCCGGGCGCGCCGAAGTTCGACGGCGACTTCGACGCGGTCCGCGAGGCCGCCCTGCGGGACGCCCGCCGACTCGAAGCGGGCGGCGTCGACGCCCTCATGCTGGAGAACTTCGGCGACGCGCCGTTCTACCCCGACGACGTGCCAAAGCACGTGGTCGCGTCGATGACCCGCGTCGCGGGCGCGGTCCGGGACGCGGTCGACCTGCCGATGGGGGTCAACGTCCTCCGGAACGACGCGACGGCCGCCCTCTCGGTCGCCAGCGCGGTCGGCGCGGCGTTCGTCCGGGTGAACGTCCACGTCGGCGCCCGCGTCACCGACCAGGGGATCGTCGAGGGCGAGGCCCACGAGACGATCCGCCTGCGCGACCGACTCGATTCGGACGTGGCCGTCCTCGCGGACCTCGACGTGAAACACTCCGCGCCCATCGCGGAGCGCCGGATCGACGCCGAGGCCGTGGCCGAACCCGTCGAGCGCGGCCTCGCCGAGGGCGTCGTCGTCAGCGGCGCTGGCACTGGCCACGAGGTCGCGGGCGACCACCTCGAAGCGGTCGCCGAGGCCCGCGACCGGGCCGGGCTGGACGCCCCCGTCTTCGTCGGGAGCGGGACGACCGTGGAGAACGTCGCAGACCTGCTGGACACCGCGGACGGAGTCATCGTCGGAACCGCTCTGAAGGAGGGCGGCGAGACGACGAACCCCGTGGACGAAAAACGGGTCGCGGAACTGGTCGCGGCCGCCGACGACGCGCGCTAA
- a CDS encoding carbohydrate kinase family protein, producing the protein MSEFDVLTVGSAVVDRGHAVTNLPEPDGGAFVRESSTAVGGVAANVAAAAARLGREAGVVSRVGDDADGERVVADLRERGVDATRVRRGDERTSYTLIFRDPDGRRMIVAGGESVPNLRLDAADLDYLRRGDAAFTSAYAPDPVVSDLVAAAADDRLPPLAFDLAGPLSELEGRGANRETIDAAATACDLFVANEVSARSYLDCGPREAVEALRERGVRRAAVTRGADGALLLDGDEVIPVPAVDAPVVDTTGAGDAFTAGLIHAWLLDGRPTAEAGRFAAAAAAKNCTAEGARGGLPTEGEASELLD; encoded by the coding sequence ATGAGCGAGTTCGACGTGCTGACGGTCGGGAGCGCCGTCGTCGACCGGGGGCACGCGGTGACGAACCTGCCGGAACCGGACGGCGGCGCGTTCGTCCGCGAGTCGTCGACGGCGGTCGGCGGCGTCGCCGCGAACGTCGCGGCCGCCGCCGCGCGACTGGGCCGTGAGGCCGGCGTGGTGTCCCGCGTCGGCGACGACGCGGACGGCGAGCGCGTGGTCGCGGACCTCCGGGAGCGCGGCGTCGACGCGACCCGCGTCCGCCGGGGCGACGAGCGGACCTCCTACACGCTGATCTTCCGCGACCCGGACGGGCGGCGGATGATCGTCGCGGGCGGCGAGAGCGTCCCGAACCTACGGCTCGACGCCGCTGACCTCGACTACCTCCGGCGCGGCGACGCCGCCTTCACCAGCGCGTACGCGCCGGACCCGGTCGTGTCGGACCTCGTGGCCGCCGCGGCCGACGACCGGCTCCCGCCGCTGGCGTTCGATCTGGCCGGCCCGCTTTCCGAACTGGAGGGCCGCGGGGCGAACCGGGAGACGATAGACGCGGCGGCGACCGCCTGCGACCTGTTCGTCGCCAACGAGGTGTCGGCGCGGTCGTACCTCGACTGCGGGCCGCGGGAGGCCGTCGAGGCCCTCCGCGAGCGGGGCGTCCGCCGGGCGGCGGTGACCCGTGGCGCGGACGGCGCGCTCCTGCTCGACGGCGACGAGGTGATCCCGGTGCCGGCCGTCGACGCCCCCGTCGTCGACACCACCGGCGCGGGCGACGCCTTCACCGCCGGCCTGATCCACGCGTGGCTGCTCGACGGGCGGCCGACGGCCGAGGCCGGGCGATTTGCCGCCGCAGCCGCGGCGAAAAACTGCACCGCAGAGGGCGCACGCGGCGGCCTGCCGACGGAAGGCGAAGCGAGCGAACTCCTCGATTAG
- a CDS encoding DUF5807 family protein, which produces MTDSKRDAFLAGERPEDVAFYLAEDAVDDLGKLEDYGQRVGDGIVIVVNGDDGRSAFQAATGLDPMAFAKEAMGNEGTIHADLEGGDCPAGDGPDHAARFVFAFAEERNDEVGGIYAEGDVIHAYAQCDCGDAYSQKWVVGER; this is translated from the coding sequence ATGACAGATTCGAAGCGCGACGCGTTCCTCGCCGGCGAGCGCCCCGAGGACGTGGCGTTCTACCTCGCCGAGGACGCGGTCGACGACCTCGGCAAACTCGAGGACTACGGCCAGCGGGTCGGCGACGGCATCGTCATCGTGGTGAACGGCGACGACGGGCGGTCGGCGTTCCAGGCCGCGACCGGGCTGGACCCGATGGCCTTCGCCAAGGAGGCGATGGGCAACGAGGGGACGATCCACGCCGACCTCGAGGGCGGCGACTGCCCGGCCGGCGACGGGCCGGACCACGCGGCCCGGTTCGTGTTCGCGTTCGCCGAGGAGCGAAACGACGAGGTCGGCGGCATCTACGCCGAGGGCGACGTGATCCACGCCTACGCGCAGTGTGACTGCGGGGACGCGTACTCCCAGAAGTGGGTCGTCGGCGAGCGCTGA
- a CDS encoding DUF7112 family protein: MADRIPSDHDSVTTVRATLGTAGSTRRPRVEVPADDAEQFPADEVVRLVVDGAERHARIETALGDDRRVIPGAYDAPRLARDPGDAPNRLLEWVDATDAVSVGGSVLVDVIEPEFKYGVRAPGERAVYEATESPDESLASIAERLEDG, encoded by the coding sequence ATGGCAGACCGTATCCCCAGCGACCACGACTCCGTCACCACCGTCCGCGCGACGCTCGGCACCGCCGGGTCCACCCGTCGCCCGCGCGTCGAGGTCCCCGCGGACGACGCCGAGCAGTTCCCGGCCGACGAGGTGGTCCGCCTCGTCGTCGACGGGGCCGAGCGCCACGCCCGGATCGAGACGGCGCTCGGCGACGACCGGCGGGTGATCCCCGGCGCGTACGACGCCCCGCGGCTCGCCCGCGACCCCGGCGACGCACCGAACCGGCTGCTGGAGTGGGTGGACGCGACCGACGCCGTCTCGGTCGGCGGGTCGGTCCTCGTCGACGTGATCGAACCGGAGTTCAAGTACGGCGTCCGCGCGCCCGGCGAGCGGGCCGTCTACGAGGCGACCGAGTCGCCCGACGAGAGCCTCGCGTCGATCGCGGAGCGCCTCGAGGACGGCTGA
- a CDS encoding 30S ribosomal protein S6e — MASFKVVVSDPETGETYQRDADDQDANRFLGRSLGEEVDGGAVGLDGYTLELTGGSDDAGRPLRADVDGPDLQEILSDGGTGFNPTREGERKRITVRGAEISESVAQINAKIVARGEASVEDLLADEE; from the coding sequence ATGGCAAGCTTCAAAGTCGTCGTCTCGGACCCCGAAACGGGCGAGACGTACCAGCGCGACGCGGACGACCAGGACGCGAACCGATTCCTCGGCCGGTCGCTCGGCGAGGAGGTCGACGGCGGCGCCGTCGGCCTCGACGGCTACACGCTCGAACTCACCGGCGGCTCCGACGACGCCGGCCGCCCGCTCCGCGCCGACGTCGACGGCCCGGACCTGCAGGAGATCCTCTCGGACGGCGGCACGGGCTTCAACCCGACCCGCGAGGGCGAGCGCAAGCGCATCACCGTCCGCGGGGCCGAGATCAGCGAGTCGGTCGCCCAGATCAACGCGAAGATCGTCGCCCGCGGCGAGGCGTCCGTCGAGGACCTCCTCGCCGACGAGGAGTAA